The genomic segment TACTTTCGTATATTTCGAGAACACAGCCATCCCAGGACCGATCGCAGATTGTGCCAAGTCAACGGGTGCAATATTCGATTGCTGCAGCTTAAACAGTGCCGGTCGTAATTCACGTTTCAGACCATTGATAAATTGACGCCGCGTCCCTATTGACGCATCTGCATGACGTTTACGACAGACAAGAACGATGGAAGAAGTTAATGAGTTAGTGCCAATACTTAGAGATCTACCTTTTTTTTCCGTGCTAAACGGCCATGTTCCTGTTATTGAAAATCCCTCATGGATAATTGCTGAGAGAATCGTTTCCCACCCTTTAGAAATTGTTTTGTTATTGTCACTACTGGTTTCTTTTTGTTTAAAAGCATAGTAGATTGTAACAGGTATGTCATTACAGCTATGTAAATATATTTCTTTGAAGGCTTCCTTCATACCTTTTTCAAAGTTCATTTTTGCTTTTTCCTGGTTCCCACCATATCTATAAGGAGTTGCAACCAACTCTTCCTTTTTGGGAACTAACATCGTGCTAAAAATATTAGGGTATGCATGAATGAGACAACGTCTTAACCAAATATAGAAAAAGTCAGACAAATCAGCATATCCGATATTATCATAATAAGGCGGATCAGTAGAAACCATTGTGTTAGTTATTTTTAATTGATTTACTGCACTTTGTTGATATGCCTCTCCATTTATTTTCCCCTTACATAATGAAGTAAATGCCTCGCACAACCTTTTGAATAAACTATCAAAACTTCCTGATGAATGACTAAAAATATTGCATTCAGCAAAATCCCATACCATAGGTATCGCTTGGCGGGCAAAGGTATTTCTCATTTGCGCATTTGTATTATTCCAACTACAGATCGAGGAAGAATGATTTGCAATTTGATCGACCAAAAATGCCAAATATACGCCAACTGCTTCGCCATACGCTTTTGCCCCGACACCGCCCTTTGCAAGTTGAATGCCATCATTAGCCATTCCGGCGGCAACTGCATCTGCTTCCACTTTTTTCTGCGCCTCTCTAACCAAATCACTGAATGTTGTTAAAGCAGTTAACTGCCGATTGGTGAAAAGATCAGCAAAATTTCTTAATCCATAATTAGGCGTTTTAAAATCTCGAGGATTATGAGTAATCGTCGCATCTGGATAATCACTTGGCTTCCCAACTACAGCTGTTTGCTTTTGAAAATCATCTGCTGAGAGATAAATTCTCCCCTTGTTGCCTTCCGCAACAACAGCAATCAACTGTGTCCCCATTCGTCCAGCTTTCCCCTCTTCACGTATATAAGGAAATCCGACAGGGGCTCCACAACAAATGCAATGGGCGCCGCGCCGATTCACTGTACCTACAGCATCTTTTTCCCCATATTTCACTTCATATGTAATTGATTTCCCAGCAATTATTGGCTCAACATAAGCCTCTTTACCCTTCTTCTTCGATAAAATAAAGGAGCGTGCCAGGGGCATTTCACAGCCACAGGCTGGATTCGGACATTTTACCGTCCGAGCCCATAGCCAGGCGATCACTGTTGCTTTTCCGCCACCCATTTTTTTGGGTAGGTCAACCTTCGGATAGAGATTGCCAATTCGCTTGAATGCTTCCTTTTTCATCCACTCGCCATAGTACCGAACATCTTCAGCCAGTCCTTCAGCACCTGACCAAGTATTGTCCATCGTTTCGGTCCGTGATTTAGGATTAACTGCCGGATGATCGGCAAATTTCGGTGGGATTTCGATCATTGCTTTGTTGATCATGACAGCTACCGGATTGAGATCGCCGGCGTGTGCTTCAAGTCCCAGGCGTTGTGCCTCAAGTGGAATCGATCCGCCACCCGCAAACGGATCGAGCAGCGGCGGCGGATTACCGTTTGTTGATTTGCTGATTTCCGCTTTTGCCTGATTCAGGATCTCTTTATTATTCGAATTCTCCCATTTTACCAGTTTTTCAAGGAGTGAAAAAAGGCGGTTTCGTTCTTCTAACTGTGCTTCTTCCGTTGGAAATTGTTCCGGATGAGACGATGGATCATCAACTAATGAGGCAAAGATAACTGCTCGCGCGGCAGCAAGCGGACGCCTCGCCCACCATAAATGCAGCGTCGACGGATGACCGTGCCGGATTGATTTTTCTCGTGCTGAAGCCTGATTAATTGCTTTAAGCGGCAATGCTACTTCAATTAATTTTTTCCGAGTCAATGTCATTTCCTCATTTCTCTAAGAGCACTATTGAGTGATGTACTAATTTCATTATATCGTAGTTTACACTGGTAGCACCAAAGTCCGGGGCCTTTATAAATGGTTTTTTCAAATAAATGGTGTGCGTTTTCACTCCATCGACTTTCACGAGTGCCAAAATGAACTCATCTGGTTTATTCAGAGCAGTCAGGATTTCATTCTTACTGAGTGTCACTGTTGTGGCATCGCGTGTTCGCCCTTTTACTTCAATAAAGCGGAGACAACTCCCGCCGTGCCTTTGAGCTTCGGGAATTATCGATTCAATATCATAGCCACATTTTTTTATACTGACATCCTCAGGCACAAAGCCAAGCTCCCGTTCAATCATCATAACAGCTCGCATGCCGGCCAGCTCGATTATCCGCCGGTCTTTTCCAAACAATCCTGCAGTCGAGGGTTTTCCAAATAGCTTCGTCAGTAATCCCAGAGGAACAACAAGCGAACCCCCAACGACTTTTGGCGGTATGGGTGATAGATGTTTCGCCTGCTCCAGTTCAGCCAGTCTTTTTCTCATCCTGCCTTCCAGTTCCTCGGCACGTCGAGTCGCCAGTTTGGAATTAAGCTTAGCATTGGTTTTGCCTGTTGCTTCTTTTTCTTTCAAATCTGCCGCCTGATAGTCCCAATATTGAATCTCAGCCGTTAACCGTTCCTTCACCGCTTTCATTGTTTTCTCGATTAATTTTACTTTGTGACTTTTCACAGTTTGAAAATGATCAGGAATAATCTGTTCGATCGCATAGCGTTTTGCACGTTCTTCCACATTGTGCATCAGCCATGACTGGTTTTTGATATACCCCTTGATACGTTTTCTTTCTTCTTCATTTGCCGGCCTATAATCAAGATATGGTGCATAACCAGCGTTCATCGACGTACCGTTTTCTTTCAATTCAACAAAATGAACATGTTTGGAGATAACCCTGCGTGTTCCGTTATCAAGAATTTTTCCGTCCTGAATCGCATCTTCTATGTAGAAAAGCAGCCTTGGAT from the Sporolactobacillus sp. Y61 genome contains:
- a CDS encoding DUF1156 domain-containing protein; this translates as MTRKKLIEVALPLKAINQASAREKSIRHGHPSTLHLWWARRPLAAARAVIFASLVDDPSSHPEQFPTEEAQLEERNRLFSLLEKLVKWENSNNKEILNQAKAEISKSTNGNPPPLLDPFAGGGSIPLEAQRLGLEAHAGDLNPVAVMINKAMIEIPPKFADHPAVNPKSRTETMDNTWSGAEGLAEDVRYYGEWMKKEAFKRIGNLYPKVDLPKKMGGGKATVIAWLWARTVKCPNPACGCEMPLARSFILSKKKGKEAYVEPIIAGKSITYEVKYGEKDAVGTVNRRGAHCICCGAPVGFPYIREEGKAGRMGTQLIAVVAEGNKGRIYLSADDFQKQTAVVGKPSDYPDATITHNPRDFKTPNYGLRNFADLFTNRQLTALTTFSDLVREAQKKVEADAVAAGMANDGIQLAKGGVGAKAYGEAVGVYLAFLVDQIANHSSSICSWNNTNAQMRNTFARQAIPMVWDFAECNIFSHSSGSFDSLFKRLCEAFTSLCKGKINGEAYQQSAVNQLKITNTMVSTDPPYYDNIGYADLSDFFYIWLRRCLIHAYPNIFSTMLVPKKEELVATPYRYGGNQEKAKMNFEKGMKEAFKEIYLHSCNDIPVTIYYAFKQKETSSDNNKTISKGWETILSAIIHEGFSITGTWPFSTEKKGRSLSIGTNSLTSSIVLVCRKRHADASIGTRRQFINGLKRELRPALFKLQQSNIAPVDLAQSAIGPGMAVFSKYTKVLEADGTPMSVRSALQIINQELDMYLSEQSGHLDQYSRFCVDLYEQYAYNTIKYGEAEVLANAKNVSINQIEREKILQADNGVVRLLTREELPEDVKKDGSLIWLLAQQLTRAMETGKGNQEAARIVAQVAGTNAEDARALVYRLFTIAERKKWTKEAFAFNSLVTAWPDIQNKAAELRRQDTQQLNFFQGGDQ